The following DNA comes from Phytohabitans rumicis.
AACATGCGCCAGTTGGTCAGTTGGACTGCCCACCTTCTTGAAAAGACCTGGCTCAACTCCACCAACTGGGATGATGTGCTCCGCAGCGTGGCACAGGAGGGCGTCGAAGGACCGTTGCGCGTCTCCAACTGACGAGGCGTGGAACGCAAATCTCCACGGAGAGTACGTGCTCGCGCGAAAGCCCGGCCCGGGAGATTCACCGGTCGGTCAGGCGCGGCTGGGAGTGCTTCGGGGTGTCGAAGAACTCCCTGGTCAGCGGACAGACGCGGGGCAGGCGCGCAGGTGTGGAGTGGAGGCGGGATTCGAACCTGCGCTGCCAGCCCAGCATCGGCGAGCCAACCGCGCTCGTCCCGCGCGTAACCCGTACGAGGAGCGGCGCGGAGAGTGCTGTCCAGATAGGATGGCCTACAGAGAAACTGATCGGTCCCGTCGTCGGCTGACAGGCGTTACGGCAGCGCCAGTTCCTGGCGAAGGACGATCATGTACTCAGAGGCTAACTCGGGCCCCGCCGCTAAACTCCAGGGCCGGCTCATCGAGGATCGAGAGTTTCACCGGGCCACCTCGAACAACGTGAGTTCACCCTCGGTCTCATTCGGACCGTCGACGTCGTCAAGGTCGTCCGACGCGATCTCGTCGTGCTCGGTAGCCTTCCGCGGGTCGGCGAGCCAGGCTTTGTCATCAATGGACCGGTCGCCCTCGAACGTCATCAGATGGCCGTAGGTAAGGATCGTGTTCCTGAAGTCCAGGGTGTCATCGCCGCCCTGGAGGTAGTGCGCCCACATCCGGGTCTGGTGGTAGACAGCGGGGTTGCGATCCAGACGTTTGATACCGGCGAGGTACTCAGATGTCGTGTGGAGTCTCAGACAGGTACAGCGAGTCGCAGTAGCCGTCGTGGGTGTAGTGGTAGGTCGGAACGAGGGCGCAGAACCACTCGCCGTCGATGTCCAGGAACTGCCATTCCAGGGCGGCGTGGAGGCAATAGCTGATCTTGTCGGGCGCAGTCTTCTTGTACTTCGGCGTGAAGACCTGCCAGGTTCGCCCGCTGACGCTTCGAATGCTCTGGGCGGACAGGTCTGCCGTCGGGCGCCAGTAGATGATCTTCCGCCCGCCGTGCCACTCGCAATCGGCCGCGACATCGGATCGGAACGCATTGTTGAGGAGTTGCACCAGCCAACGCTGCCTCACCAGGTCGGCCCGGATCGTTCCACATACGCGCAGCCATCTGGTCCGTCTTGCCCCTAACGAGAGTGCCGAGGGCGGACTGCTCGGGGCGGATGCCAGGTGTAGACACGGTTGCTGCGAATGATGAAGTCCTCGCGCACCGGCAGGTTCGTGTCGAGTTCGCGTTGACGCCGCAGGAGTTCGCGGGGGTCCTGGATGTCGATGGCGGCGTGGTAGATCGTCGGCGGGATTGCCACGTGCAGAAGGTTGCTGGTCAGGGTCTCACTGCGGTGTTCTGCGGCGGGGGTATGCGCTTGACCGTGGGGGTCCGCGAGGTTGAGCAGGCGATGCCCGGCAGCGGCGTCGAACTTCTGCGTGCTCTTGTCGAAGTCGATGCGGCCGGACGCCCGATGGGCCGGGTCGGCGAACCAGCCCTGGACGTGCGTCCACCACGCCTCCCCGGTCTTGGGGTGTGAGCAGATCAGCAAGACCGGTAATGACGCGCTCATCCAGTAATCGACGTCCGCGTCTGTGCGCAGGAAGTGAAAGGTCCGCTCGTTCTCGCCGGGGACTGGGCGGTCTCTCGCCTTGCTCTGGGCGAACAAGACCCGATTGGCAACCTCACCGGTGGTGGGGTCTCGCAGCTCGATCTCCCCGTCGATGCCCGCGTCGATCTTCCGCTCGTGCCAAGACGAGGCCTATCGCGTTGACGAGCCGGTGGATCAGGGCGATCCCGCTGTCGCCGATGTGCGCGCTCGCGTCGACCTTCTTCACCCGGGCGTCTCCGTCCCTCTGCTCGTGCTGCCTCAGCCGAACTCGGGCGGGCCGGCGCCGACCGGTCCGCTCCGAGGGCACAGGTCACGCTACGCCGGGGGTACGACAGAAAGACGGCAGCTGGAGCCGCATCCGAAGGTGGTCATCGCCTCGCCGCGGCCGTAGCGGCGGTTCGCGACTCGCGACAGCAGGCGCCAAAGCAGTCTGTTGATGATGTGATGAACTCCAAGATCATCCACAGGATCTTGGGACCGGTCGCCGCTGTCGCAGCATTCATCATCGTTCCCTGTTGGTCGCAATATTTCGAAGCGCCTCGGCCGCATCCGGGCCAAGCAATTGATTCTCTGGCAAGGTCACCTCCCAGCCATCACTTCTTGAGGTGGTATTTGACGGTGAGATGTGCACCCAATATGCCTTATTGCTATCGGGGTTCACAAGGACTGTTACTACGGGCAAAGCGTAGCCCAGTAGGTATTTGAGCTGATCGGGCCGGGGAGAACGGAGCACCCAACCTTGACCCCGCCGGTTCCTGAAATAGGGTAGGCCGGTCTTAATTATGACGGCGATCAGTTGACCGGTAGGCTCATGATCGGAGTTGACGATTTCGATGTGCGCGTCGACTCCGTAGTCGAAGACCTGTTCCTGGAAGTGCCAGCCCATCTCACTGATCGCGCGATAGACAATCAATGTCCCAATGCGGCCAATTATCTCTGGACGTGGCGCCGTATGCGATTGCCGCGACGAAAATGTCGGCGCCGCATCCTTGGGTGTGGTGGAAGCCGGCGGATGTTCTCTACTCGCCGCCAGCCAGAGAACGTGGAAGCGTCTGACCTCGTCGTTCGTCTCGGGGCCACCTGGCACCCGGCTCGCCAACTCTTCCACTAGAAGCTCGATCAGGCCCCACACCGGGAGGCGCGGCTCAGTAAACGCCTCATGTATGCGGCTCCGACTGGCTACGCCCTTACCGAGGGCTCGTTTCAAGTCGCTCAGCGA
Coding sequences within:
- a CDS encoding DUF4365 domain-containing protein, producing the protein MWGLIELLVEELASRVPGGPETNDEVRRFHVLWLAASREHPPASTTPKDAAPTFSSRQSHTAPRPEIIGRIGTLIVYRAISEMGWHFQEQVFDYGVDAHIEIVNSDHEPTGQLIAVIIKTGLPYFRNRRGQGWVLRSPRPDQLKYLLGYALPVVTVLVNPDSNKAYWVHISPSNTTSRSDGWEVTLPENQLLGPDAAEALRNIATNRER